GACGCGTCCGTACCCTACAAATCGCCATCGCCTGGTTTGCGGTTTTCACTTTTCTATCCGGCCTGGCGCAGAACTATTCCCAGATGTTCGTCGCGCGAGGCTTGTTAGGTCTGGGCTTCGGCGGCGAATGGGCGGCGGGCGCAGTATTGCTGGGAGAATCGATTCGCGCTCAGCATCGGGGTAAGGCTCTCGGCACCATGCAAGCCGGATGGGCCGTGGGATGGGGTGTTGCCGCCATCTTGAACGCCGTCTTCTTTACACTGCTTCCCACCTCAATCGCATGGCGCGGATTGTTTCTTGTCGGAATCGCTCCGGCGCTTCTGGTGTTTTTCCTCCGGTGGTATGTCGAAGAGCCGGCTGTATACCTCAATACACGAAAACAACTCGCCGCGAGCGGCGACAAGCCTTCGTTCTTTGAGATTTTCCGTCCGCCGCTGCTGCGCATCACCTTGCTGGGCGGACTGATGGGTACTGGAGCGCAAGGCGGCTATTACGCCGTCACGCAGTGGCTGCCGACCTACCTTCGTACCGAACGAGGACTCTCCATCCTCGATTCGACGGGATACCTGATCGTGCTGATCACCGGCGCCTTTTGCGGCTACATGTCCGGCGGCTATCTGGCCGATCGGATCGGGCGCCGCCTGACGTTTCTGGTCTTCGCGATCGGAGCAGGGCTCGTGGTTGTGACGTACACAGCTTTTTCTTTCGGAAACCACACGATGCTCTTCCTGGGATTTCCGCTCGGTTTCTTTGCGTCGGGCGTCTTCAGCGCGATGGGAGCGTTCTA
This genomic interval from Terriglobia bacterium contains the following:
- a CDS encoding MFS transporter encodes the protein MTTVANEERGAFAWVADLGQAERRAFGACVGGWALDAMDVQMFSFAIPALIATWGITRGQAGVLSTAALLMSAVGGWLAGWFADRYGRVRTLQIAIAWFAVFTFLSGLAQNYSQMFVARGLLGLGFGGEWAAGAVLLGESIRAQHRGKALGTMQAGWAVGWGVAAILNAVFFTLLPTSIAWRGLFLVGIAPALLVFFLRWYVEEPAVYLNTRKQLAASGDKPSFFEIFRPPLLRITLLGGLMGTGAQGGYYAVTQWLPTYLRTERGLSILDSTGYLIVLITGAFCGYMSGGYLADRIGRRLTFLVFAIGAGLVVVTYTAFSFGNHTMLFLGFPLGFFASGVFSAMGAFYTEHFPTRVRGVGQGFAYNLGRGTGALFPTLVGYLSVHMPLGEA